Below is a window of Fibrobacter sp. UWB11 DNA.
TCCAAGCGTCAAAAGAATAATTTGGGAACAGAATCGACGCTGACTCCCATTGGTATTACAATGGCTAAGACCCTCGGTGAAAAGCTGGTGGGCGATGAATCGTTCTATTATGCTTCGACAAACTTCTTGCGTACCCGCGCAACTTGCGAAAACATTGCCGCAGGCCGTGGCGAAACCGCTGAAGTCGTGACATGGGATGGCATTAATGGCGGTTATTTCTTGACCGTGCCTAGCGATTCGCTGGATGCGCTTGTCTCTAAGAAGGGCGGAAATCCGAAGTTCATTGCGCAATATTCTTATGGCGTTCCATTCTCTTATGCCGCTACGATTGGCGCAACTCTTTCAACTTATTTCTACGATTTGTATCCTCGCGGCAATCAGTTCGTGAACGAAGTTATTGTAGCGAACATGCCGAATTGGAAGCGCGTGAGTGTGCTTGTGAGCCATGACATGTTGGTTGAACCGCTGATTGTGTTTGTCTCGAATCGGACCATCAATTTGAAAGCTTATGAATCTCCGTTCCACTGGGTCAACTATTTGTCGGGCATTGCCGTGATTGTTGATGAAGCTGGCGCAGTGACGGCACTCCCGGTTCGCGGTGATGCGGTTGGCTGGATGATTCCGAGCCAAGAAGTCGACGAAGGTGTTTAATGAAAGTCGCTCTTCTTGGTTCAACAGGACTTATCGGGAAGAGCGTCGCTCAGTTGCTTTCCCGTTTAGATGACGTGGAATCTGTTTTTTGCCCGGTGCGTTCGGTCCCAGACTTGAATGCGCTGGGCATTTTTAATGGCGTATCGAAGTTCAATTTTGAGGCGGTGGATTTTAACGCACTTTTGAGTGCAAGGCCCGAAGAGCAATGGGCGTCTAGCGTTTGCAAGAACTTTACCGGCTGCGATGTGGTGATTTGCTGCCTAGGGACGACGCTCAAGCAGGCGGGGAGTAAGCCCGCTCAAGAAAAGGTCGATTTGCGTTTGCCGCTTACGCTTGCAGCCCTTGCGAAGCGCCAAGGCGTCAAGCATTTTCTGTGCGTGAGCGCCATGGGTGCAAATTCTCATTCGCCGTTCTTCTATAACCGCCTGAAGGGGCAACTCGAAGAAGGCCTCACGATGATGGGCTTTGATTCTCTTACGCTCGTGCGTCCGTCGTTGCTTTTGGGCAAACACAAGGATAAACGTTTTGGCGAAGAACTGATGCAAAAGCTTTTCGGGGCGCACCCAGAATGGGTACCGGCGCATTTTCGTCCGGTGCGTGCAGAAACCGTTGCCGCGCATCTCGTGGCAAACTTGCTCAAGCCTCCCGTAGACCATGTTTGTGCAACCGATGGTGTAAAAGGCAAGCGCATTATCTATAACCGCCAATTTTTTAATTTTTATAAAAACAATTCGGAGGTCTCATGACGTTAGTCGTCTTTATCCTTTATCTGCTAATGATGCTTGGCATCGGTGCATATTTCTCTCGCAAGGCGAACAGCCTGAACGCCTATTACCTCGGTAACCGCGGCATGAACAAGTGGGTGGTTGCCATGTCCGCCCAGGCCTCCGACATGAGCGGCTGGATGCTGATGGGCCTTCCGGGCGCCGTGTTCGTGAGCGGTTTTTCCGAAGCTTGGATCGGCATTGGCCTTGTCATCGGCACTTACTTCAACTGGAAAATCGTCGGTCGCAGGCTCCGCAAGTACAGCCATTTCTGTGGCGACTCGATTACGCTTCCGGACTTTTTCTCGAACCGTTTCCGCGACAATAAGGGCATCATCCGTGTGATTGCCTCGATTTTCATTCTCGCGTTCTTCCTCTTCTACACGGTCTCGGGCTTTGTCGCCTGCGCTAAGTTGTTCGGAACTATCTTTGGAATGAACTACACGACGGGCCTTATCCTTGGTGCGGTCGTGGTGGTGAGTTACACGTTTATGGGCGGGTTCTTTGCGGTGTGTTGGACTGACTTTATCCAGGCTTCGATGATGCTTATCGCAGTACTTGTGATTCCGATGATGATCATGAGCGGCTCGGGCGGTTTTGCCCCGACGATGGATGCGGTAAACGCCCAGAATCCCTACCTGATGAGCCTTTTCACGAATGCGACAACAGGCAAGTCCATTGGCCTTATTGCGCTGATTTCAAGTCTCTCGTGGGGACTTGGCTACTTTGGCATGCCGCACATCCTCGTGCGCTTTATGTCCATCAAGAACGCCGAAGAAATCAAGGATTCTCGCCGTATCGCCATGACTTGGGTGATTATCTGCCTTGCTGCAGTCGTGATGATTGCTCTCCTCGGTCGCTATTACGTGACGGCACACGGCATCACCGTTGATGACCCGGAACGCATTTTCATGATTCTCTGCCAAGCTCTTTGCCATCCGGCGATTGCAGCCATCCTTATGGCCGCCATTCTCGCAGCCATTATGAGTACTTCCGACTCCCAGCTCCTCGTGTCTGCATCTGCATTCAGTAACGACCTCTACAAGCACCTGTTCCGCAAGAACGCAAGCAACAAGGAAGTGATGTGGGTGAGCCGTGGCGTTGTCGTGGTGATTACGCTCATCGCGGTGATTGTCGCTATGCAGGGCGCTCCGAGTGCTGACGGCATGAAGCACGGCAAGAGCTTCCTTGATGTGGTGATGAGCCTCGTGAGCTTTGCTTGGGGCGGCTTCGGTGCGACCTTTGGCCCGATTATGTTGCTCGCACTCTTCTGGAAACGCACGACTCTCGCTGGCGCTGTCAGCGGTATGCTCGTGGGTGGCCTTACGACGTTTATCTGGAAGTTCTACCTTTCCGGATTCTCCGCCGAAATCTTCCAGATCTATGAACTCGTGCCGGGCTTTATCCTTTCCTTCGTTACAATCGTCGTCGTGAGCCTTTTGACCAAGGAACCCTCTGCCGAAATCCAGCTGGAATTTGACCGCGTGGAAAGCACTCGCCTGAGCGATATGAAACTGTAATTAGTCAATCAACTGCTATTTGAATATTTAGCCCGGTTCAAAAGGACCGGGTTTTTCTTATTTGAAAAAGTATAATGAATTACTTTTCTGTAATTTGTTTGTTTTGTATATTCCCTGATGAAAAAAAAATTAATTCGTTAGAAAAAAGGAGATTTTATATGTTGAAAAAGGCTTTCCTTGCTGCAACGCTTTGTGTGACTGCAAGCTTTGCAACTTGGGACAAGTTCCCTGTCCTTGAAGACCACAAGGGTGAAATCATAGTCGGTGCTGAATTTATCAAACAGGGTGAGCCGATGCAACTCACGCCTTATGTCGGCTCCCGTTATACGGTCATGCCGAATTTGGAATTGGGCGTGATTCTCCCGTATTATGTGAATTTGAACATGAACAACGAAAACGGCCTTGCGAATC
It encodes the following:
- a CDS encoding histidine phosphatase family protein; the protein is MKNISAKYLVSALFVGLCMFAGCGDDSSNSFPAAPNTGAVSSSSVDQPQSQAGDTQSSSSEIDSNPIANASSSSETAPVVTTSSSDVALSSSSAGTVVNGPFTFATTPGTLALAPDADGFYDMGDVYKAVPKTSKIAFVIRHSKRQKNNLGTESTLTPIGITMAKTLGEKLVGDESFYYASTNFLRTRATCENIAAGRGETAEVVTWDGINGGYFLTVPSDSLDALVSKKGGNPKFIAQYSYGVPFSYAATIGATLSTYFYDLYPRGNQFVNEVIVANMPNWKRVSVLVSHDMLVEPLIVFVSNRTINLKAYESPFHWVNYLSGIAVIVDEAGAVTALPVRGDAVGWMIPSQEVDEGV
- the putP gene encoding sodium/proline symporter PutP; translated protein: MTLVVFILYLLMMLGIGAYFSRKANSLNAYYLGNRGMNKWVVAMSAQASDMSGWMLMGLPGAVFVSGFSEAWIGIGLVIGTYFNWKIVGRRLRKYSHFCGDSITLPDFFSNRFRDNKGIIRVIASIFILAFFLFYTVSGFVACAKLFGTIFGMNYTTGLILGAVVVVSYTFMGGFFAVCWTDFIQASMMLIAVLVIPMMIMSGSGGFAPTMDAVNAQNPYLMSLFTNATTGKSIGLIALISSLSWGLGYFGMPHILVRFMSIKNAEEIKDSRRIAMTWVIICLAAVVMIALLGRYYVTAHGITVDDPERIFMILCQALCHPAIAAILMAAILAAIMSTSDSQLLVSASAFSNDLYKHLFRKNASNKEVMWVSRGVVVVITLIAVIVAMQGAPSADGMKHGKSFLDVVMSLVSFAWGGFGATFGPIMLLALFWKRTTLAGAVSGMLVGGLTTFIWKFYLSGFSAEIFQIYELVPGFILSFVTIVVVSLLTKEPSAEIQLEFDRVESTRLSDMKL
- a CDS encoding NAD(P)H-binding protein → MKVALLGSTGLIGKSVAQLLSRLDDVESVFCPVRSVPDLNALGIFNGVSKFNFEAVDFNALLSARPEEQWASSVCKNFTGCDVVICCLGTTLKQAGSKPAQEKVDLRLPLTLAALAKRQGVKHFLCVSAMGANSHSPFFYNRLKGQLEEGLTMMGFDSLTLVRPSLLLGKHKDKRFGEELMQKLFGAHPEWVPAHFRPVRAETVAAHLVANLLKPPVDHVCATDGVKGKRIIYNRQFFNFYKNNSEVS